The Streptomyces aurantiacus genome includes a region encoding these proteins:
- a CDS encoding ComEA family DNA-binding protein, with protein sequence MALRSPSRITAATSGPGRGPVSDGRTRHRRRPCRGGSRRRQASAEALRLRAETLFAERTRVRGELRHGPPATARDEPIVQGEPREPRVPHVPRWARAGGADPGGGFGDEGDAPAGAGVGVSARVRAGVVTDAEVVTGPGGRGDEDPAGAAWRERAGLAVRERMPLWLQSRCGLERRSVAALAVVLVVAAVFAGQHFWSGRTQPVRAPEVVRAAVPYGEEGENSHRNASGASAAAQGPAPAGAVGTAIVVDVSGKVREPGIHRLPAGSRVEDALKAAGGVRPGTDTEGLNRARFLVDGEQVVVGAPATVAGPGAAGTAGGTGGTAAGGAASAPVALNTATLEQLDTLPGVGPVLAQHIVDYRTQHGGFRSVDELREVNGIGDRRFADLQNLVRP encoded by the coding sequence ATGGCACTTCGATCACCTTCACGGATCACGGCAGCTACCAGTGGACCGGGCCGCGGCCCGGTGTCCGACGGTCGTACGCGACACCGCCGTCGGCCCTGCCGCGGCGGGTCCCGGCGCCGACAGGCCTCGGCGGAGGCGCTGCGCCTGCGCGCGGAGACGCTGTTCGCCGAACGGACGAGAGTGCGCGGCGAGTTGCGGCACGGGCCACCGGCGACCGCGCGGGACGAGCCGATTGTGCAGGGCGAGCCGCGGGAGCCGCGCGTGCCGCACGTGCCGCGGTGGGCTCGGGCGGGTGGCGCTGACCCTGGGGGCGGATTCGGGGACGAAGGGGATGCCCCCGCTGGTGCTGGTGTCGGTGTCAGCGCTCGGGTCCGGGCCGGTGTGGTCACGGATGCTGAGGTGGTCACAGGCCCGGGCGGACGTGGCGACGAGGATCCGGCCGGGGCCGCCTGGCGGGAGCGGGCCGGGCTTGCAGTCCGAGAGCGGATGCCGCTGTGGCTGCAGTCCAGGTGTGGGCTTGAGCGGAGGAGCGTGGCCGCGCTCGCTGTGGTGCTGGTCGTCGCGGCCGTCTTCGCCGGGCAGCACTTCTGGTCGGGGCGGACCCAGCCCGTGCGGGCGCCGGAGGTCGTACGGGCCGCCGTTCCGTACGGGGAAGAGGGCGAGAACAGCCACAGGAATGCGTCCGGAGCCTCGGCCGCCGCACAGGGCCCAGCCCCCGCGGGCGCGGTCGGCACCGCGATCGTGGTGGACGTCAGCGGCAAGGTGCGTGAGCCCGGGATCCATCGGCTGCCGGCCGGTTCCCGGGTCGAGGACGCCCTGAAGGCCGCGGGCGGAGTGCGTCCTGGTACCGACACCGAGGGCCTCAACCGCGCGCGGTTCCTCGTGGACGGAGAGCAGGTGGTGGTCGGAGCTCCGGCGACGGTGGCGGGGCCCGGCGCGGCGGGAACCGCGGGTGGCACGGGTGGCACGGCAGCCGGGGGAGCCGCGTCCGCTCCGGTCGCCCTCAACACGGCCACCCTGGAGCAGCTGGACACACTGCCCGGCGTAGGCCCCGTACTCGCGCAGCACATCGTCGACTACCGCACCCAGCACGGCGGCTTCCGTTCGGTGGACGAGCTCCGTGAGGTGAACGGGATCGGCGACCGCCGATTCGCCGACCTACAAAATCTCGTGCGGCCATGA
- a CDS encoding DegV family protein, with amino-acid sequence MSRHVAIVTDSTAYLPPRTMERHGITAVPLTVVLGDQALEEGTEISARSLAQALQKRRSVTTSRPSPEVFAETYRRVAETGATGIVSLHLSAEFSGTYDAAVLAAREAPVPVRVVDTGMVAMALGFCALAAAESAEAGGTVDDAVTAAEKRAAGTYAYFYVDTLDYLRRGGRIGAAQALLGSALAVKPLLQLDGGRIELLEKVRTATRAIARLEEIVADRAGSAQVDIAVHHLAAPERASALAERLRVRVPGLADLHVSEVGAVIGAHTGPGLLGAVVSPR; translated from the coding sequence ATGTCCCGCCATGTCGCGATCGTCACCGATTCAACGGCCTACCTGCCGCCCCGGACGATGGAGCGTCACGGCATCACCGCGGTACCCCTGACCGTGGTCCTCGGCGACCAGGCGCTCGAAGAGGGCACCGAGATCTCGGCCCGTTCCCTGGCCCAGGCCCTGCAGAAGCGGCGGTCCGTGACGACCTCCCGGCCCAGCCCGGAGGTCTTCGCCGAGACCTACCGCCGCGTCGCCGAGACCGGCGCCACGGGCATCGTCTCCCTGCATCTGTCCGCCGAGTTCTCGGGCACGTACGACGCGGCGGTTCTTGCGGCGCGTGAGGCCCCGGTGCCCGTGCGGGTGGTGGACACCGGAATGGTCGCGATGGCCCTCGGCTTCTGCGCGCTGGCGGCCGCCGAGTCCGCGGAGGCGGGCGGCACGGTCGACGACGCGGTCACGGCGGCGGAGAAACGGGCCGCGGGCACGTACGCGTACTTCTACGTCGACACGCTCGACTATCTGCGCAGGGGCGGCCGGATCGGGGCGGCGCAGGCGCTGCTGGGCTCCGCGCTGGCCGTCAAACCGTTGCTGCAACTGGACGGCGGGCGTATCGAGCTGCTGGAGAAGGTGCGGACGGCCACCAGGGCGATCGCCCGCCTGGAGGAGATCGTGGCCGACCGGGCCGGGAGCGCCCAGGTGGACATCGCCGTCCATCACCTCGCCGCGCCCGAACGCGCCTCGGCGCTCGCGGAGCGGTTGCGGGTACGGGTGCCGGGGCTGGCCGATCTTCACGTGAGCGAGGTCGGAGCGGTGATCGGGGCGCATACCGGGCCCGGGCTGCTGGGGGCTGTCGTCTCTCCTCGGTGA
- a CDS encoding YceI family protein encodes MVGSWLGNRTNRAQAAGNLAAVPMPAGAGVLGCRVLDPVNQPVPEAEFVVTDTAGRQVVAGGLDPFGSFLVTLPAGEYRLAVSAEGYAPYRANATVAENAVAALGEVTLRPARPPALPGFGDWAIEPTHSSIGFTARHIGLARVRGRFNTFAGIVRMAENVERSAMHVVIDAASIDTNVKMRDDHLKSADFLDVDRFPTLEFYSDRFTHRGGSRWAITGGLSLHGVTRTVTLDAEYLGVGNGMEGEMRAACRATTELRRDDFTVSWQTMLARGIAVVGPSIRVDLDVQIVPKG; translated from the coding sequence ATGGTCGGCAGCTGGCTGGGGAACCGTACGAACCGGGCGCAGGCGGCGGGAAACCTCGCCGCGGTGCCGATGCCGGCCGGTGCCGGGGTGCTCGGCTGCCGGGTGCTGGATCCCGTCAACCAGCCGGTGCCGGAGGCGGAGTTCGTGGTCACGGACACCGCGGGTCGCCAAGTGGTCGCCGGAGGGCTGGATCCGTTCGGGTCCTTCCTGGTGACGCTCCCCGCCGGGGAGTACCGCCTCGCGGTCTCGGCCGAGGGATACGCCCCGTACCGGGCGAACGCCACGGTGGCGGAGAACGCGGTGGCCGCGCTCGGTGAGGTGACCCTGCGTCCCGCCCGGCCGCCCGCGCTGCCGGGTTTCGGGGACTGGGCGATCGAGCCGACCCATTCCTCGATCGGCTTCACCGCACGGCACATCGGGCTGGCGCGGGTGCGGGGCCGGTTCAACACCTTCGCGGGAATCGTGCGGATGGCCGAGAACGTGGAGAGGTCGGCCATGCACGTGGTGATCGACGCGGCGTCGATCGACACCAACGTGAAGATGCGGGACGACCATCTGAAGTCCGCGGACTTCCTGGACGTGGACCGGTTTCCGACGCTGGAGTTCTACAGCGACCGGTTCACGCACCGGGGTGGCAGCCGGTGGGCGATCACCGGGGGGCTGTCCCTGCACGGCGTGACCCGGACGGTCACGCTCGACGCGGAGTATCTCGGCGTCGGCAACGGTATGGAGGGCGAGATGCGGGCAGCCTGCCGGGCCACCACGGAGTTGCGCCGCGACGACTTCACGGTGAGCTGGCAGACGATGCTCGCGCGGGGTATCGCCGTGGTCGGACCGAGCATCAGGGTCGACCTGGACGTGCAGATCGTCCCCAAGGGCTGA
- the lepA gene encoding translation elongation factor 4 has product MPAIPNNVPEPSRTAPALIRNFCIIAHIDHGKSTLADRMLQLTGVVDQRQMRAQYLDRMDIERERGITIKSQAVRLPWAPTDDPGNTHVLNMIDTPGHVDFTYEVSRSLAACEGTVLLVDAAQGIEAQTLANLYLAMENELTIVPVLNKIDLPAAQPEKFSEELANLIGCQPEDVLKVSAKTGIGVDALLDRVVRDVPAPVGVKDAPARAMIFDSVYDSYRGVVTYVRVIDGQLNKRERIKMMSTGATHELLEIGVSSPEMTPSDGIGVGEVGYIITGVKDVRQSKVGDTITSKDKGATEALGGYKDPKPMVFSGLYPLDGSEYPDLREALDKLQLNDAALVYEPETSAALGFGFRVGFLGLLHLDVIRERLEREFNLELIATAPNVVYRVIMEDGKEHTVTNPSEFPEGKIDKVFEPVVRATILAPSEFIGSIMELCQTRRGTLLGMDYLSEDRVEIRYTLPLAEIVFDFFDNLKSKTRGYASLDYEPTGEQDASLVKVDILLHGDRVDAFSAVTHKDAAYAYGVRLVAKLRELIPRQAFEIPIQAAIGSRVIARETIRAIRKDVLAKCYGGDISRKRKLLEKQKEGKKRMKMVGSVEVPQEAFIAVLSSDDSGGAAKGKK; this is encoded by the coding sequence GTGCCCGCGATCCCTAACAATGTGCCCGAGCCCAGCCGCACCGCCCCGGCTCTGATCCGCAACTTCTGCATCATCGCGCACATCGACCACGGCAAGTCCACCCTCGCCGACCGGATGCTCCAGCTGACCGGCGTGGTCGATCAGCGGCAGATGCGCGCTCAGTACCTCGACCGCATGGACATCGAGCGCGAGCGCGGCATCACGATCAAGTCCCAGGCGGTGCGACTGCCCTGGGCGCCCACCGACGACCCGGGCAACACCCACGTCCTCAACATGATCGACACCCCCGGGCACGTCGACTTCACGTATGAGGTGTCGCGGTCCCTCGCGGCCTGTGAGGGCACGGTCCTGCTCGTCGACGCGGCTCAGGGCATCGAGGCCCAGACCCTCGCCAATCTCTACCTGGCGATGGAGAACGAGCTCACCATCGTCCCGGTGCTGAACAAGATCGACCTGCCGGCCGCCCAGCCCGAGAAGTTCTCCGAGGAGCTCGCCAACCTCATCGGCTGCCAGCCCGAGGACGTGCTCAAGGTCTCGGCGAAGACCGGCATCGGCGTGGACGCGCTCCTGGACCGGGTCGTCCGTGACGTCCCGGCCCCGGTCGGCGTCAAGGACGCCCCCGCCCGCGCGATGATCTTCGACTCGGTCTACGACTCGTACCGGGGCGTGGTCACCTACGTCCGTGTGATCGACGGCCAGCTCAACAAGCGCGAGCGCATCAAGATGATGTCGACCGGCGCCACCCACGAGCTGCTGGAGATCGGCGTCTCGTCCCCCGAGATGACGCCTTCCGACGGCATCGGCGTCGGCGAGGTGGGCTACATCATCACCGGCGTGAAGGACGTCCGTCAGTCCAAGGTCGGTGACACCATCACCAGCAAGGACAAGGGCGCCACCGAGGCACTCGGCGGGTACAAGGACCCCAAGCCGATGGTCTTCTCCGGCCTCTATCCGCTGGACGGCTCGGAGTACCCCGACCTTCGCGAGGCGCTGGACAAGCTCCAGCTCAACGACGCCGCCCTGGTCTACGAGCCGGAGACCTCCGCGGCCCTCGGCTTCGGCTTCCGTGTCGGTTTCCTCGGCCTGTTGCACCTAGACGTCATCCGTGAGCGCCTGGAGCGCGAGTTCAACCTCGAACTCATCGCCACCGCGCCGAACGTGGTCTACCGCGTGATCATGGAGGACGGGAAGGAGCACACGGTCACCAACCCGAGCGAGTTCCCCGAGGGCAAGATCGACAAGGTCTTCGAGCCGGTCGTCAGGGCCACGATCCTCGCTCCGAGCGAGTTCATCGGCTCGATCATGGAGCTCTGCCAGACCCGCCGCGGCACCCTCCTGGGCATGGACTACCTCTCCGAGGACCGTGTCGAGATCCGCTACACGCTTCCCCTCGCCGAGATCGTCTTCGACTTCTTCGACAACCTGAAGTCCAAGACCCGCGGCTACGCCTCCCTGGACTACGAGCCCACCGGCGAGCAGGACGCCTCGCTGGTGAAGGTGGACATCCTGCTCCACGGCGACCGCGTCGACGCCTTCTCCGCCGTCACGCACAAGGACGCGGCCTACGCCTACGGGGTGAGGCTCGTCGCCAAGCTGCGCGAGCTGATCCCGCGCCAGGCCTTCGAGATCCCCATCCAGGCGGCCATCGGCTCCCGGGTCATCGCCCGCGAGACCATCCGTGCCATCCGCAAGGACGTCCTCGCCAAGTGCTACGGCGGTGACATCTCCCGTAAGCGGAAGCTGCTGGAGAAGCAGAAGGAGGGCAAGAAGCGGATGAAGATGGTGGGCTCTGTGGAAGTTCCGCAAGAAGCCTTCATCGCCGTGCTGTCCAGCGACGACAGCGGCGGCGCGGCCAAGGGAAAGAAGTAG
- a CDS encoding arylamine N-acetyltransferase family protein produces MKPAKVDAYLRRIGVTHPAWPTADVLRELQLRHLLTVPFENLSIHLGEEIVLEEKRLLDKLVGARRGGFCYELNGAFGALLKALGFDVTLLAGRVYGEKERLGIPYDHLALRVRTVDGGDWLADVGFGAHSHYPLAFGERGEQTDPAGTFRVIVAGADPAGVRGTAGKFGDLEVVRDGKSQYRLETRPRVLGDFAAGAWWHSTSPESHFTRSLVCSRVTEDGGRTTLSGRTLTVTGPGGGKEKTELGTDEEVLEAYRERFGVVLDRVPVVRNGGV; encoded by the coding sequence ATGAAACCCGCAAAGGTCGATGCCTACCTCCGCCGTATCGGCGTCACCCACCCCGCCTGGCCCACCGCCGACGTACTGCGCGAGCTCCAGTTGCGGCACCTGCTGACCGTGCCGTTCGAGAACCTGTCGATCCACCTCGGTGAGGAGATCGTGCTGGAGGAGAAGCGGCTCCTGGACAAGTTGGTGGGCGCCCGCAGGGGCGGCTTCTGCTACGAACTGAACGGCGCGTTCGGCGCGTTGCTCAAGGCGCTGGGCTTCGACGTGACGCTGCTCGCGGGGCGCGTGTACGGGGAGAAGGAGCGGCTCGGGATTCCGTACGACCATCTGGCGCTGCGGGTCCGGACGGTGGACGGGGGCGACTGGCTGGCCGACGTCGGGTTCGGGGCGCACAGCCACTATCCGCTGGCCTTCGGGGAGCGGGGTGAGCAGACGGACCCGGCCGGCACGTTCCGGGTGATCGTGGCCGGAGCGGATCCGGCCGGGGTCCGGGGGACCGCCGGAAAATTCGGGGATCTGGAAGTGGTGCGGGACGGGAAGTCGCAGTACCGGCTGGAGACGCGTCCGCGGGTGCTCGGGGACTTCGCGGCCGGCGCCTGGTGGCACAGCACCTCGCCGGAGTCGCACTTCACCCGGTCGCTGGTCTGCTCTCGGGTCACCGAGGACGGCGGGCGGACCACGCTCAGCGGGCGCACCCTCACGGTCACGGGCCCCGGCGGTGGCAAGGAGAAGACGGAACTGGGCACGGACGAGGAGGTGCTGGAGGCGTACCGGGAGCGGTTCGGGGTGGTGCTGGATCGCGTCCCTGTGGTCCGGAACGGAGGTGTCTGA
- a CDS encoding ComEC/Rec2 family competence protein, whose protein sequence is MHSGSGSPLGAAHPRQEGPTDLRLVPPALAAWATAAVTLDAPPGWVAGVVAVCVAVAGWLLATGRGGGRGQGEGAQLPRPDGEGDGDEDREGDGDEDREGDGDGDVGGSGSGRGSGDGRGSGRRPAGSRRVQGRRWGRRSSWPKISVAAVLLCVAAAAASGGLHGADLRRGPIPELARQYAQVTAEVEVTSDPRLTRPRIRGNHAAPTAILLNAEVRHVEKPDRTVARTRTPVLLIVDAGQRVAREREGSPWLSLLPSTRLRVTARVVPALGGGDRIAAVLRVRGSGAPKVVGQPSGTQRFAGELRGELRAATDGLEPDARALLPGLVVGDTSRITPELDEAFKATDLTHLLAVSGANFTIVLALLIGPPGRAQRVERRGLAPRLGLPLRATALCGGALTLGFVIVCRPDPSVLRAAACGAIALLAIATGRRRSLIPALATAVLVLVLYDPWLARSYGFLLSVLATGALLTLAPRWSAALQRRGMPGRLAEALAAAGAAQAVCAPVVAVLSARVSLVAVPCNLLVEFAVAPATVLGFAALATAPWAMPVAKAMAWYASWPAGWIADIARAGAALPGGGVDWPGSWTGASLLACAITVAVLVGRRLLRHPWLCGVCGVLLLLVLVQPPPLTRVITGWPPTAWRFAMCDVGQGDATVLAAGDGSGVVVDAGPDPMLVDRCLRALGITRVPLVVLTHFHADHVAGLPGVLRGRSVGAIETTGFEEPLDQAESVHRQAAARRIPVTRAVAGEQRRTGGLDWQVLWPPPSPAPGPEGPNDASVTLLVRSAGLTMLMLGDLEPPAQQALLRSPAGAALEAVDVLKVAHHGSAYQDPDLIRRAAPRLALISCGADNPYGHPAPSTVAALEAGGAQVLRTDVDGAVAVGGGDDHLLVTRD, encoded by the coding sequence GTGCACTCCGGCTCCGGCAGTCCGCTCGGTGCCGCGCACCCTCGTCAAGAAGGGCCGACGGACCTGCGGTTGGTGCCCCCGGCGCTGGCGGCGTGGGCGACGGCGGCGGTGACGCTGGACGCACCCCCCGGGTGGGTCGCGGGCGTGGTGGCTGTCTGCGTGGCCGTGGCCGGTTGGCTGCTGGCCACAGGACGCGGCGGGGGCCGCGGTCAGGGCGAAGGCGCGCAGCTGCCCCGACCGGACGGAGAGGGAGACGGGGACGAGGACCGGGAGGGGGACGGTGACGAGGACCGGGAGGGGGACGGTGACGGTGACGTTGGTGGGAGCGGGAGTGGGAGAGGGAGCGGGGATGGGAGGGGGAGTGGGCGTCGGCCTGCCGGTTCCAGGCGGGTCCAGGGGCGGAGGTGGGGGCGCCGGTCTTCCTGGCCGAAGATCTCCGTAGCGGCCGTGCTGCTCTGTGTCGCGGCTGCGGCTGCCTCCGGAGGGCTGCACGGTGCCGATCTTCGCCGTGGCCCGATTCCGGAGTTGGCGCGACAGTACGCCCAGGTGACCGCCGAGGTGGAGGTCACCTCGGACCCACGGCTCACCCGGCCCCGGATCAGGGGGAACCACGCCGCACCGACCGCGATCCTGCTCAACGCCGAGGTCCGGCATGTCGAGAAGCCGGACCGGACGGTGGCACGGACCCGGACGCCGGTGCTGCTGATCGTGGACGCAGGTCAGCGGGTGGCCCGTGAGCGGGAGGGTTCGCCCTGGCTCTCCCTCCTGCCGTCCACCCGGCTTCGGGTGACGGCACGGGTCGTGCCCGCGCTCGGAGGCGGAGACCGGATCGCGGCGGTGCTGCGCGTGCGCGGCAGCGGGGCACCGAAGGTGGTCGGGCAACCGTCCGGCACGCAGCGGTTCGCCGGAGAGCTCCGGGGCGAACTGCGAGCGGCGACCGACGGGTTGGAGCCGGACGCGCGGGCGCTGCTGCCGGGCCTGGTGGTCGGGGACACCTCTCGGATCACTCCGGAGCTGGACGAGGCGTTCAAGGCGACCGATCTCACGCATCTCCTGGCGGTCAGCGGGGCCAACTTCACGATCGTGCTCGCCCTGCTCATCGGGCCGCCGGGCCGAGCCCAGCGGGTCGAGCGCCGCGGGCTGGCACCCCGGCTCGGGCTGCCGCTGCGGGCAACCGCTCTGTGCGGGGGCGCGCTCACGCTCGGCTTCGTGATCGTGTGCCGACCGGACCCGAGTGTGCTGCGAGCCGCGGCCTGCGGAGCGATCGCCCTGCTGGCCATCGCCACCGGGCGCCGCAGATCACTGATCCCGGCGCTGGCCACAGCTGTGCTCGTGCTGGTGCTGTACGACCCCTGGCTGGCCCGGAGCTACGGCTTCCTGCTCTCGGTGCTCGCCACCGGGGCTCTGCTCACACTGGCCCCGCGGTGGAGTGCCGCACTCCAAAGGCGTGGGATGCCGGGGAGGTTGGCCGAGGCGTTGGCGGCCGCGGGTGCCGCGCAGGCGGTGTGCGCGCCGGTCGTCGCCGTCCTCTCCGCGCGGGTCAGTCTGGTGGCGGTGCCGTGCAATCTGCTGGTGGAGTTCGCGGTCGCGCCGGCCACGGTGCTGGGTTTCGCGGCGCTGGCCACGGCTCCGTGGGCGATGCCGGTCGCGAAGGCGATGGCATGGTACGCGAGTTGGCCCGCAGGGTGGATCGCGGACATCGCCCGCGCCGGGGCGGCCCTGCCGGGCGGAGGCGTGGACTGGCCGGGGAGCTGGACCGGCGCGTCGCTGCTCGCCTGCGCGATCACCGTCGCCGTGCTCGTCGGCCGGAGGCTGCTGCGGCACCCTTGGCTGTGCGGTGTCTGCGGAGTGCTGTTGCTGCTCGTGCTGGTGCAGCCGCCGCCTCTCACACGGGTGATCACGGGGTGGCCGCCGACCGCTTGGCGGTTCGCGATGTGTGACGTCGGTCAGGGCGACGCGACGGTGCTCGCGGCGGGCGACGGCAGCGGTGTGGTGGTCGACGCGGGACCGGACCCCATGCTGGTCGACCGGTGCCTGCGTGCGCTCGGCATCACCCGTGTCCCACTCGTCGTGCTGACCCACTTCCACGCGGACCATGTGGCGGGGCTGCCGGGAGTGCTGCGCGGGCGTTCGGTGGGGGCGATCGAGACGACCGGGTTCGAAGAGCCACTGGACCAGGCCGAGTCCGTCCACCGGCAGGCGGCGGCCCGACGCATCCCGGTGACGCGGGCGGTGGCGGGGGAGCAGCGTCGTACGGGGGGTCTCGACTGGCAGGTGCTGTGGCCGCCACCGAGTCCGGCTCCGGGACCGGAGGGCCCCAACGACGCGAGTGTCACTCTGCTCGTCCGTTCGGCCGGTCTGACGATGCTCATGCTCGGGGATCTCGAACCACCCGCCCAGCAGGCGTTGTTGAGATCGCCGGCCGGCGCCGCTCTGGAAGCCGTGGACGTGCTCAAGGTCGCCCACCACGGGTCGGCCTACCAGGACCCCGACCTCATACGCAGGGCGGCGCCGCGCCTCGCGTTGATCTCCTGCGGCGCCGACAATCCGTACGGGCACCCGGCCCCGAGCACGGTGGCTGCGCTGGAGGCAGGGGGCGCTCAGGTGCTGCGGACGGACGTGGACGGGGCGGTCGCGGTGGGAGGTGGAGACGATCACCTGCTGGTGACGCGAGACTGA
- the holA gene encoding DNA polymerase III subunit delta has protein sequence MARNSAHDNPLAPVTLAVGQEDLLLDRAVREVVVAARAADADTDVRDLTPDQLQPGTLAELTSPSLFAERKVVVVRNAQDLSADTIKDVKAYLSAPAEEITLVLLHAGAAKGKGLLDAARKVGAREIACPKMTKPADRLAFVRSEFRALGRAATPEACQALVDSIGSELRELASAVTQLVADVEGTIDEAVVGRYYTGRAEASSFTVADRAVEGRAAEALEALRWSLSTGVAPVLITSALAQGVRAIGKLSSARGGRPADLARELGMPPWKIDRVRQQMRGWTPDAVAVALQAVAEADAGVKGGGDDPEYALEKAVVTIARAARSRRG, from the coding sequence ATGGCCAGGAACTCTGCACACGACAATCCGCTCGCCCCCGTCACGCTCGCAGTGGGACAGGAGGACCTCCTGCTCGACCGCGCCGTACGGGAGGTGGTGGTCGCCGCGCGTGCCGCCGACGCGGACACCGACGTACGGGACCTCACGCCGGACCAGTTGCAGCCGGGCACGCTCGCGGAGCTGACGAGTCCGTCGCTCTTCGCCGAGCGCAAGGTCGTCGTGGTGCGCAACGCGCAGGATCTGTCGGCCGACACGATCAAGGACGTGAAGGCGTACCTGAGCGCTCCGGCCGAGGAGATCACGCTCGTGCTGCTGCATGCCGGGGCCGCCAAGGGCAAGGGCCTGCTCGATGCCGCGCGCAAGGTGGGAGCACGGGAGATCGCCTGCCCCAAGATGACGAAACCGGCGGACCGCCTGGCCTTCGTGCGCAGTGAGTTCCGTGCGCTGGGGCGGGCGGCGACACCGGAGGCGTGCCAGGCGCTCGTCGACTCGATCGGGAGCGAACTGCGGGAGCTGGCGTCCGCGGTGACCCAGCTCGTCGCGGACGTCGAGGGGACGATCGACGAGGCTGTCGTCGGGCGGTACTACACGGGCCGCGCGGAGGCCTCCAGCTTCACGGTGGCGGACCGGGCGGTCGAGGGACGGGCGGCGGAGGCGCTGGAGGCCCTGCGGTGGTCCCTGTCGACCGGGGTCGCCCCCGTCCTGATCACGAGCGCGCTGGCGCAGGGCGTGCGGGCCATCGGGAAGCTGTCATCGGCTCGCGGCGGGCGTCCGGCCGACCTGGCCCGGGAGCTGGGTATGCCGCCCTGGAAGATCGACCGGGTGCGGCAGCAGATGCGGGGGTGGACTCCCGACGCGGTCGCTGTCGCGCTGCAGGCGGTCGCGGAGGCCGACGCGGGTGTGAAGGGCGGTGGCGACGATCCCGAGTACGCGCTGGAGAAGGCCGTCGTCACGATCGCTCGCGCGGCCCGCTCGCGCCGCGGGTAG
- the rpsT gene encoding 30S ribosomal protein S20: MANIKSQIKRIKTNEKARLRNKAVKSSLKTAIRKAREAAAAGDVEKATVAAREASRKLDKAVSKGVIHKNQAANKKSALASKVATLKG; the protein is encoded by the coding sequence GTGGCGAACATCAAGTCCCAGATCAAGCGGATCAAGACCAACGAGAAGGCTCGGCTGCGCAACAAGGCCGTCAAGTCTTCGCTGAAGACCGCGATCCGCAAGGCCCGCGAGGCCGCTGCCGCGGGTGACGTCGAGAAGGCCACGGTTGCCGCGCGCGAGGCGTCGCGGAAGCTGGACAAGGCCGTCTCCAAGGGCGTCATCCACAAGAACCAGGCCGCCAACAAGAAGTCGGCGCTTGCTTCCAAGGTCGCCACCCTCAAGGGCTGA